In one Brassica oleracea var. oleracea cultivar TO1000 chromosome C9, BOL, whole genome shotgun sequence genomic region, the following are encoded:
- the LOC106315042 gene encoding uncharacterized protein LOC106315042, giving the protein MWRKILKLRDVAKSFHMKAVGNGRHTSFWYDRWSSLGVLSDLLGERGTIDMGIMKAATVEDVIQSLQRKRRYRGTVLNDIAKELEIIKAQQLNEVEDVDMWRWSSGFKPKFSSRETRRLLREPVAQCSWERSVWFPQATPKFAFMTWIAMRDRLSTMDRVVSWCRGVDTTCVLCKLAPETRNHLFFECSFSSQIWDHLTRGLLQRSYTLDWEGIVVLVSDSRMAKKKLYYLRYSKRLCIHCGESVISAGMKNRGASTSLKEAVGISHPQ; this is encoded by the coding sequence ATGTGGAGGAAGATACTGAAGTTGAGGGATGTGGCAAAGAGCTTTCACATGAAGGCGGTGGGTAATGGACGCCACACCTCATTCTGGTATGATAGGTGGTCTTCTCTGGGTGTGTTGTCTGATCTCTTGGGAGAACGAGGCACAATTGATATGGGCATTATGAAAGCAGCCACGGTAGAGGATGTCATTCAGTCTCTACAAAGGAAGAGACGCTATCGTGGAACCGTCCTAAATGACATTGCAAAGGAGTTGGAGATTATTAAAGCACAGCAGTTAAATGAAGTGGAAGATGTTGATATGTGGAGGTGGAGCTCAGGTTTTAAACCCAAGTTCTCGTCCCGTGAGACTCGGAGGTTATTGAGAGAGCCTGTAGCACAATGCTCTTGGGAGAGGAGTGTCTGGTTCCCTCAGGCTACTCCTAAGTTCGCTTTTATGACTTGGATTGCGATGAGAGACAGATTATCTACAATGGACCGTGTAGTTAGTTGGTGTCGAGGTGTTGATACTACTTGCGTCCTGTGCAAACTTGCACCTGAAACGAGAAACCATCTCTTCTTTGAGTGTAGTTTCTCCTCACAGATATGGGATCACCTTACCAGAGGGTTACTACAACGTTCTTACACCCTGGACTGGGAGGGTATTGTAGTGCTGGTCTCTGACTCGAGAATGGCGAAGAAGAAGCTTTATTATCTAAGATATTCCAAGCGGCTTTGTATACACTGTGGAGAGAGCGTAATAAGCGCAGGCATGAAGAACAGGGGTGCCTCTACAAGTCTTAAAGAAGCTGTTGGAATAAGCCATCCGCAATAA
- the LOC106315043 gene encoding mitogen-activated protein kinase kinase kinase A-like, which translates to MVIDFSTSKISTSSTSSWWLRGKVIGRGCFGTVNVAVNKSKGDHIFAVKSVDRATCIPPQLDSLENEIRILRSVSSPHIVKFLGDDVTREGTGLFRNLHLEYMPRGTLADAAGQDLEEHIIRRFTWCLVSALKDVHTCGFVHCDVKARNVLLGEEPGSAKLSDFGSGLEIRTGNRTRCESHMQPRGSPLWMAPEVIRGECQGPESDVWSLGCTIIEMATGKPPWIDDGAETLRTIGSSDELPKFPARLSETGRDFLEKCLRRDASERWSCDQLLQHPFLSYSDWSESPRHVFDWVDSVFEEEAAVSEPVSESSSSFARERIVTLATSRGVIWESDGWLVVRGLETRQLVPDSSCTELVTVRNQTSSSYGYQPTWQIVKVKMILCPNKIRYLWWQCCKYVKAKRTDVNAPPQWCGCGVPQNMADLAIIVVCSTLLYMYCAQMFINKIFYVGNFCSL; encoded by the coding sequence AAGGGAGATCATATCTTCGCCGTCAAATCTGTTGATCGTGCCACTTGTATCCCTCCTCAGCTCGACTCGTTGGAAAACGAAATTCGTATCCTCCGCTCTGTTTCGTCACCACACATCGTGAAGTTCCTTGGCGATGACGTGACCCGAGAAGGAACCGGGTTGTTCCGTAACCTTCATCTTGAGTACATGCCACGTGGAACTCTCGCTGATGCTGCCGGTCAAGATCTTGAAGAACATATTATCCGACGGTTCACGTGGTGCTTGGTCTCTGCGTTGAAGGACGTCCACACGTGCGGCTTCGTTCACTGCGATGTGAAGGCGAGAAACGTTCTACTTGGAGAAGAACCGGGTTCTGCTAAGCTCTCCGATTTCGGTTCCGGTTTAGAAATTCGAACCGGAAATCGAACCCGGTGCGAATCTCATATGCAGCCACGTGGTAGTCCTCTGTGGATGGCGCCGGAGGTAATTCGCGGCGAATGTCAAGGCCCTGAGAGCGACGTGTGGTCTCTTGGCTGTACGATCATCGAGATGGCCACCGGAAAACCGCCGTGGATTGACGACGGCGCTGAAACGCTGAGAACGATCGGATCCTCCGACGAGTTACCGAAATTTCCGGCGAGGTTATCGGAAACCGGCCGGGACTTTCTGGAAAAATGTTTGAGGAGAGATGCGAGTGAGCGATGGAGCTGCGACCAGCTGTTGCAACATCCTTTCCTCTCGTATTCCGATTGGTCGGAATCTCCGCGGCATGTATTCGACTGGGTCGACTCGGTGTTCGAGGAAGAAGCAGCGGTGAGTGAGCCAGTGTCCGAGTCGAGTTCAAGTTTCGCCAGGGAGAGGATCGTTACTTTGGCGACGAGCAGAGGGGTAATCTGGGAATCTGATGGTTGGTTGGTGGTTAGAGGCTTGGAGACACGTCAGCTTGTTCCTGATTCTTCATGTACGGAACTCGTAACGGTGAGGAATCAGACAAGTTCATCGTATGGTTATCAGCCAACGTGGCAAATAGTTAAAGTGAAGATGATACTTTGCCCAAACAAAATTAGATATCTGTGGTGGCAGTGTTGTAAATACGTGAAAGCCAAACGTACGGACGTGAATGCACCGCCGCAATGGTGCGGTTGTGGTGTGCCTCAAAACATGGCCGACCTGGCGATAATAGTCGTATGTAGCACATTGTTGTACATGTATTGTGCCCAAATGTTCATAAATAAAATCTTCTATGTTGGCAATTTTTGTTCTCTATAA